The Methylorubrum populi genome contains a region encoding:
- a CDS encoding L,D-transpeptidase, translating to MSSQNRRTLLLGAATSLGLAVLPGHVLAQALDGFDDDRLYQDGNGALYRRRGGQYVPYNGRVSNGRPVPDADADLDAEAYARRRAERYGEPPAAAEAPNQTPRQQQAGYPVPPQQPDNGPIDYARAYAAVGNEPFPVEAIPYKKFNQTYLRQEVDFRTTEPPGTIVVDPKAHFLYLVLPNGRARRYGVGVGKQGFSWSGTATVNAKQAWPDWYPPKEMIARRPDLAREVDKLQSGLGVPGGTRNPLGARAMYLWQNNKDTLFRIHGTLEPHSIGKSVSSGCIRMINQDAIDLFNRVEVGARVVVLG from the coding sequence ATGTCCAGTCAGAACCGCCGTACGCTTCTGCTCGGGGCCGCGACGAGCCTCGGGCTCGCCGTCTTGCCGGGCCATGTCCTCGCCCAAGCCCTCGACGGGTTCGACGACGACCGGCTCTATCAGGACGGCAACGGTGCGCTCTATCGCCGTCGCGGCGGGCAGTACGTTCCCTATAACGGCCGCGTCAGCAACGGCCGGCCGGTGCCGGATGCCGACGCGGATCTCGATGCCGAGGCCTATGCCCGCCGCCGGGCGGAACGCTACGGCGAGCCGCCGGCCGCCGCGGAGGCGCCGAACCAGACGCCGCGTCAGCAGCAGGCCGGCTACCCGGTGCCGCCGCAGCAGCCCGACAACGGCCCGATCGATTACGCCCGCGCCTACGCGGCGGTGGGCAACGAGCCGTTCCCGGTCGAGGCGATCCCCTACAAGAAGTTCAACCAGACCTACCTGCGCCAGGAAGTCGATTTCCGCACCACCGAGCCGCCGGGCACCATCGTGGTCGATCCGAAGGCGCACTTCCTCTACCTCGTCCTGCCGAACGGCCGGGCGCGGCGCTACGGCGTCGGCGTGGGCAAGCAGGGCTTCTCGTGGTCGGGCACCGCGACCGTCAACGCGAAGCAGGCTTGGCCGGACTGGTATCCGCCCAAGGAGATGATCGCCCGCCGGCCCGATCTCGCCCGCGAGGTCGACAAGCTCCAGAGCGGCCTCGGCGTGCCGGGCGGCACCCGCAACCCGCTCGGCGCCCGCGCGATGTACCTGTGGCAGAACAACAAGGACACGCTGTTCCGCATCCATGGCACCCTGGAGCCGCACTCCATCGGCAAGAGCGTGTCCTCGGGCTGCATCCGCATGATCAATCAGGACGCCATCGACCTGTTCAACCGCGTCGAGGTCGGCGCGCGGGTCGTGGTGCTCGGCTGA
- a CDS encoding prolyl oligopeptidase family serine peptidase, with product MDPRVKQAESARMVAAMGRGGIPVTYLLFPDEGHGLVRPANRLAFFARAETFPARHLGGRCEPIREAESAGPSMQVVWEG from the coding sequence GTGGATCCCCGGGTGAAGCAGGCGGAATCCGCTCGGATGGTCGCCGCGATGGGGCGGGGCGGCATCCCGGTCACCTACCTGCTGTTCCCGGACGAGGGCCACGGCCTCGTGCGCCCGGCCAACCGGCTGGCGTTCTTCGCCCGCGCGGAGACGTTTCCGGCCCGCCATCTCGGCGGACGCTGCGAGCCGATCCGGGAGGCCGAATCGGCGGGCCCGTCGATGCAGGTGGTGTGGGAGGGGTAA
- a CDS encoding exonuclease SbcCD subunit D, which yields MIRVLHTGDWHIGQTLRGFSREREHDAVFGSLERIVVEREVDALVVAGDVFDSQNPSGESQARFYALMARLHAARPAMTIVITAGNHDAAGRLEAPRPLLEAIGVHVVGNVRRRDGAIDLDRHLVPVRGADGEVAAQVLAVSYPTAACLPPLSSLGQGTRVGETSPIVRAVRDLYGQLFEAARPQLAGLPLLVTGHLHVAGGLESEGAERRILVGGEHAVPADVFPQEARYVALGHLHRAQALGAGQVRYCGSLIPLSAAEQPYRHGVTLVTLGTGAAEIEPIAIARPVPFLRLPASGDMKLADLGDHLAALALDPGLPMEARPYIQVRLARDGLLPGYRAEVDRIAESFPVRVVDVRVTVPPRAAVEIVEAEAPPPPRLSERDPEDLFRLAYRAKWEEEPEPAHLDVFHRARADA from the coding sequence GTGATCCGCGTCCTCCATACGGGCGACTGGCATATCGGCCAGACCCTGCGCGGCTTCTCCCGCGAGCGCGAGCACGACGCCGTGTTCGGGAGTTTGGAGCGCATCGTGGTCGAGCGCGAGGTCGATGCCCTCGTCGTGGCCGGCGACGTGTTCGACAGCCAGAACCCGTCGGGCGAGTCGCAGGCCCGCTTCTACGCGCTGATGGCGCGGCTGCACGCGGCGCGGCCGGCGATGACCATCGTCATCACCGCCGGCAACCACGACGCCGCCGGCCGGCTGGAGGCGCCGCGCCCGCTGCTCGAAGCGATCGGCGTCCACGTGGTCGGCAATGTCCGCCGCCGCGACGGGGCGATCGACCTCGACCGGCATCTCGTGCCGGTGCGCGGCGCCGACGGCGAGGTGGCGGCGCAGGTGCTCGCCGTCTCCTACCCCACCGCCGCCTGCCTGCCGCCGCTCTCCTCGCTCGGCCAGGGCACCCGCGTCGGCGAGACCTCGCCGATCGTGCGCGCGGTGCGCGACCTGTACGGCCAACTCTTCGAGGCGGCCCGGCCGCAACTGGCCGGCCTGCCGCTCCTCGTCACCGGCCATCTCCACGTCGCGGGCGGGCTCGAATCGGAAGGGGCGGAGCGGCGCATCCTCGTCGGCGGCGAGCACGCGGTGCCGGCCGACGTGTTTCCGCAGGAGGCACGCTACGTCGCCCTCGGCCATCTCCACCGGGCACAGGCGCTCGGCGCCGGGCAGGTGCGCTATTGCGGCTCGCTGATTCCGCTCTCGGCGGCCGAGCAGCCCTACCGCCATGGCGTCACCCTGGTGACTCTCGGCACCGGTGCGGCGGAGATCGAGCCTATCGCGATCGCCCGCCCCGTCCCCTTTCTGCGCCTGCCGGCCTCCGGCGACATGAAGCTCGCCGATCTCGGCGACCATCTCGCCGCCCTGGCGCTCGACCCCGGCCTGCCGATGGAGGCGCGGCCCTACATCCAGGTCCGGCTCGCCCGCGACGGTCTCTTGCCCGGCTACCGGGCGGAGGTGGACCGCATCGCCGAGAGCTTCCCGGTGCGCGTGGTCGACGTGCGGGTGACGGTGCCGCCGCGCGCCGCGGTCGAGATCGTCGAGGCGGAGGCGCCGCCGCCGCCGCGCCTGTCGGAACGCGACCCGGAGGACCTGTTCCGCCTCGCCTACCGGGCGAAGTGGGAGGAGGAGCCCGAGCCCGCCCATCTCGACGTGTTCCACCGCGCGCGGGCGGACGCCTGA